One Pseudomonas sp. FP1742 genomic window carries:
- a CDS encoding ABC transporter ATP-binding protein: MLHVQGVFKSYATPQGPLPVLQGVDLTLKPGSSLALMGESGSGKSTLLHLIAGLDKVDRGSIRSGEHRLEQMSEGQLANWRRTEIGLVFQQFNLIGSLRVEDNLAFQARLAGRHDPRWQAHLVQRLGLADLLQRYPEQLSGGQQQRVALGRALASQPKLLLADEPTGSLDEATSDEVLKLLLELLDDSPTTLLMVTHSPRVAARLAEKVVLHGGRLAGADER; encoded by the coding sequence ATGCTCCACGTCCAGGGCGTCTTCAAAAGCTACGCCACCCCCCAAGGCCCATTGCCGGTGCTGCAAGGCGTCGACCTCACGTTGAAGCCCGGCAGCAGCCTGGCGCTGATGGGCGAGTCGGGCAGTGGCAAAAGTACCTTGCTGCACCTGATCGCCGGCCTGGACAAGGTCGATCGCGGCAGCATTCGCAGTGGCGAGCATCGGCTGGAGCAGATGAGCGAAGGCCAATTGGCCAACTGGCGGCGCACCGAAATCGGCCTGGTGTTTCAGCAGTTCAACCTGATTGGCAGTTTGCGGGTCGAGGATAATCTGGCGTTTCAGGCGCGTCTGGCCGGGCGCCACGATCCGCGTTGGCAGGCGCATCTGGTGCAGCGTCTTGGATTGGCGGATCTGTTGCAGCGCTATCCGGAACAGTTGTCCGGCGGGCAACAGCAACGGGTTGCCCTCGGTCGCGCCCTGGCCTCGCAACCGAAATTGCTGCTGGCCGACGAGCCCACCGGCAGCCTGGATGAGGCGACCAGCGATGAGGTGTTGAAGTTGTTGCTGGAGCTGCTCGACGACAGCCCGACGACGTTGTTGATGGTCACCCACAGCCCAAGAGTCGCTGCGCGGCTGGCGGAAAAAGTCGTATTGCACGGTGGCCGCCTGGCTGGCGCGGACGAGCGCTGA